One Bacteroidota bacterium genomic region harbors:
- a CDS encoding uracil-DNA glycosylase, with translation MVLGESHYCNDKCENCGDLSITKCKEFTTEVIHRLLKYKEGKAEFETWMNTFIRFTNVIIGKQTNYLVFKDFWNSILFYNYIQKTMSGPRISPTEQDFKKYFDAFLETVNEYKPDLIIVWGKRLWNNLPKKGEWGDKILDGANGKFFYYIIDGEKIPSYGIYHPSSSTFGYIFNSYLKEAVHLAGV, from the coding sequence ATGGTGTTGGGTGAAAGTCACTATTGTAACGATAAATGTGAAAATTGTGGCGATTTGTCAATTACTAAGTGTAAGGAATTTACAACAGAGGTAATTCATAGACTTTTAAAATATAAAGAAGGTAAAGCTGAATTTGAAACTTGGATGAATACCTTTATTCGATTTACTAATGTAATTATTGGAAAACAAACTAATTATTTGGTATTTAAAGATTTCTGGAATTCTATATTATTTTATAATTATATTCAAAAAACGATGTCTGGCCCAAGAATATCTCCTACTGAGCAAGATTTTAAGAAATATTTTGATGCTTTTTTGGAGACAGTAAATGAGTATAAACCTGATTTAATAATAGTTTGGGGAAAACGTTTATGGAACAATTTACCTAAAAAAGGTGAATGGGGCGATAAAATATTGGATGGAGCGAATGGTAAATTTTTTTATTATATAATAGATGGGGAAAAAATTCCTTCATATGGTATATATCATCCATCATCTTCGACCTTTGGGTATATATTTAACTCATATTTAAAAGAAGCAGTACATTTAGCTGGAGTTTAA